The DNA region GAGTCGTACTTCTCCGGGAACACGATCCAGATCTGCCCGGTCGGGGCGCTGACCTCGGCGGCGTATCGCTTCCGCTCCCGGCCGTTCGACCTCGTCTCGTCGCACTCGGTGTGCGAGCACTGCTCCGGCGGCTGCGCGACCCGCACCGACCACCGGCGCGGCAAGGTCATGCGGCGCCTCGCCTCCCCGGACCCGCAGGTCAACGAGGAGTGGCTCTGCGACAAGGGGCGGTTCGGCTTCCGCTACGCCCAGCAGCGGGACCGGCTGCAGACCCCGCTGGTACGCGGCGAGTCCGGTGAGCTGGAGCCCGCTTCCTGGCCGGAGGCCCTGGAGGCCGCGGCCCAGGGACTTCTCGCCGCCCGCTCCCGGGCCGGTGTCCTCACCGGCGGCCGGCTGACCGTCGAGGACGCCTACGCGTACAGCAAGTTCGCGCGCGTGGCCCTCGACACGAACGACATCGACTTCCGCGCGCGCGTGCACAGCGGCGAGGAGGCCGACTTCCTGGCCGCCCGGGTCGCCGGACGCGGACGTGACCTCGACGGTACGGGCGTCACGTACACCGCACTGGAGAAGGCACCCGCCGTCCTGCTCGCCGGATTCGAGTCCGAGGAGGAGGCGCCCGGTGTCTTCCTGAGGCTGCGCAAGGCCTGGCGCGGACACGGGCAGAAGACCTTCTCGCTGGCCACGCACGCGACCCGGGGCCTGGAGAAGGCGGGCGGCACGCTGCTGCCGGCCGCTCCCGGCACCGAGACCGAGTGGCTGGACGCGCTCGCCTCCGGGACGGGCCTGGAGGGCGACGGAGCGAAGGCCGCCGAGGCGCTGCGCACCGAGGGCGCGGTGATCGTCGTCGGCGAGCGGCTGGCCGCCGTCGCCGGCGGGCTCACCGCCGCCGTACGGGCCTCCACCGCGACCGGTGCCCAACTGGTGTGGATCCCGCGCCGGGCCGGGGAGCGCGGCGCGATCGAGGCGGGGGCGCTGCCCTCGCTGCTGCCCGGCGGACGCCCGGCCACCGACCCGCGCGCGCGGGACGAGGTCACCCTGGCCTGGGGCATCGCGGCACTGCCGCACCGCCACGGCCGTGACACCGGACAGATCATCGAGGCCGCAGCCACCGGGGAGCTCTCCGCGCTCGTCGTTGCGGGCGTCGAGGTCGCCGACCTCCCCGACCCGGCACGCGCGCGTGAAGCACTCTCCGCGGTCGGCTTCCTGGTGTCGCTGGAACTGCGCCCCAGTGAGGTCACCGAGAACGCGGACGTCGTCCTCCCCGTGGCCGCGGTCGCCGAGAAGGCGGGCACCTTCCTCAACTGGGAAGGCCGCGCACGCCTCTTCGAGTCCGCGCTCAAGCCCGAGCAGATGACCCGCCGGGTGGCACCCACCGACGGGCGCGTCCTGCAGATGCTGGCCGACGCCATGGACGTACACCTGGGACTGCCCGACCTGCGCACCGCGCGCGTGGAGCTGGACCGGCTCGGCGCCTGGGACGGACCGCGGGCCACCGAACCCCTGGAGACCGCGGCCGTGCTGCCGCGGCCCGCCTCGGGGGAGGCCGTGCTCGCGGGACACCGGCTGCTGCTCGACCAGGGCCGTCTCCAGGAGGGCGACGAGGCACTCGCCGGGACGCGGCACGCCGCACACGCGCGCGTGTCGGCCGCCACGGCCGCCGAGGCGGGCGTCAAGAACGGCGACCTGCTCGCCGTGACCGGCCCCTCCGGAGTGGTCGAACTCCCCCTGCAGATCACGGAGATGCCCGACCGCGTGGTCTGGCTCCCGCTGAACTCCGCCGGGGGAGGCGTCGCCTCGGACACGGGCGCACTGCCCGGCGCACTCGTCCGCATCGGCCCGGCGACGCTCGCCGCCGAGACCCCCAAGGAGGTGGAGGCATGACCGGAAACCTCGCCGCGCCCGTGTACCTGGCCGCGGAGGACCTCTCCATGTTCGGCCGCGACCCCTGGTGGCTCGTCGTCATCAAGGCGGTCTTCTGCTTCGCCTTCCTGATGATCACCGTGCTGTTCTCCATCGTGTGGGAGCGCAAGGTCGTCGCCTGGATGCAGCTGCGCATCGGCCCCAACCGGCACGGCCCCTGGGGCATGCTCCAGTCGCTCGCCGACGGCATCAAGCTGATGCTCAAGGAAGACCTGATCGTCAAGCGCGCCGACAAGGCCGTCTACATCCTGGCGCCCATCGTGGCCGCGATCCCGGCCTTCATGGCGATCGCCGTGATCCCCTTCGGGCCGGCCGACAACCAGATCTCGATCTTCGGCCAGCGCACCACGATGCAGCTCACCGACCTCCCGATCGCGATGCTCTACATCCTCGCGGTCGCCTCGGTGGGCATCTACGGGATCGTGCTCGCGGGCTGGTCCTCCGGGTCGACGTACCCGCTCCTGGGCGGTCTGCGCTCCTGCGCGCAGATGATCTCGTACGAGATCGCCATGGGCGCCGCGTTCGCGTCGGTGTTCCTGTACTCCGGCTCGATGTCGACCTCGGAGATCGTCGCCCAGCAGCAGGACCGCTGGTACATCATCCTGCTGCCGGTGTCGTTCCTGATCTACATCGTGACGATGGTCGGCGAGACCAACCGCGCCCCCTTCGACATGCCGGAGTCCGAGGGCGACCTGGTCGGCGGCTTCAACACCGAGTACTCGTCCATCAAGTTCGCGCTGTTCATGCTCGCCGAGTACGTGAACATGGTGACCGTCTCGGCGGTCTCCGTGACGCTCTTCCTGGGCGGCTGGCGGGCCCCCTGGCCGGTCAGCACCTTCTGGGAGGGCGCGAACCACGGCTGGTGGCCGATGCTCTGGTTCGTCATCAAGGTGCAACTGCTGCTGTTCTTCTTCATCTGGCTGCGCGGCACGCTGCCCCGCGTCCGCTACGACCAGCTGATGAAGCTCGGCTGGAAGGTCCTCATCCCGGTCTCCGTGGTCTGGCTGATGTGCGTCGCGACCGTACGGACCCTGCGGAACGAGAACTACGACTTCGCCGACATCGCCCTGTACGTGGCGGGCGCGGTCCTTGTCCTGCTGTTGCTGTCCTTCATCGCCGACATGTACCGCGACCGGAAGGACGCCCAGGAGACGCCGGAAGAACCCGTTGCCTTCGACCCGATGGCGGGCGGGTTCCCCGTACCGCCGCTGCCCGGACAGGAGCTGCCGCCGGTGCCCCGGCGACGTCCGCGCCGGGAGCGGGAGTTGATTGTCAGTGGCGGCGTGAATACTGACAGTGACGGAACCGATGGACCTCGTGACGGAAAGGAGGCGTCCGATGGCTGATGAGCAGAAGGAGACCAAACCCGGTTTCCAGAACCCCGTCGCAGGCTTCGGCGTGACCTTCAAGGCCATGTTCAAGAAGCGGCTGACCGAGCAGTATCCGGAGCAGCCGAAGACCACCGCCCCGCGGTTCCACGGCCGGCACCAGCTCAACCGCCATCCGGACGGCCTGGAGAAGTGCATCGGCTGCGAGCTGTGCGCCTGGGCCTGTCCCGCGGACGCCATCTATGTGGAGGGCGCGGAGAACACCGAGGAGGAGCGCTACTCCCCGGGCGAGCGGTACGGCCGCGTCTACCAGATCAACTACGCCCGCTGCATCCTGTGCGGCCTGTGCATCGAGGCGTGCCCCACGCGCGCGCTCACGATGACGAACGAGTTCGAGCTGGCCGACAGCAGCCGCGCCAACCTCATCTACACCAAGGAGCAGCTGCTCGCCGGTCTGGAGGAGGGCATGGTCGAGTCGCCGCACTCGATCTTCCCGGGCATGGACGAGGGCGACTACTACCGGGGCATGGTCACGGAGGCCGCGCCCGGCACGGTGCCCCAGGTGGCCGTTTCCAAGGGAGAGAAGCCCGAGGAAGAGGGGGCGGACGCATGAGCGCGCAACTCGCCGCCCACGCCACCTCCCTCGCGGCCTACTCGACGTCCACCGGCGAGGCCTTCCAGTTCTGGATCCTCGGAACCGTCGCGGTGATCGGCGCCCTGTGCACCGTCTTCATGAAGAAGGCCGTGCACAGCGCGCTCTGCCTCGCCGGGACCATGATCATCCTGGCGGTGTTCTACCTCGCCAACGGCGCGTACTTCCTGGGCATCGTCCAGGTCGTCGTCTACACCGGCGCGATCATGATGCTGTTCCTCTTCGTGGTCATGCTCGTCGGTGTCACCGCGGCGGACTCCCTGAAGGAGACCATCAAGGGCCAGCGCTGGCTGGCCCTCCTGTGCGGCCTCGGCTTCGGAATCCTGCTCTGCGCGGGCATCGGCAACGCGTCGCTGACGGAGTTCAACGGCCTGACCCAGGCCAACTCCGGTGGCAACGTGGAGGGTCTGGCGGCCCTCATCTTCACGAAGTACGTCTTCGCCTTCGAGATCACCGGCGCCCTGCTCATCACGGCCGCCGTCGGCGCCATGGTGCTCACCCACCGCGAGCGCACCGAGCGGGCCAAGACCCAGCGCGAACTGGCCGAGGAGCGCGTGCGGGCGAACAAGCAGCTCCCGCCGCTGCCCGCCCCCGGCGTCTACGCCCGGCACAACGCGGTGGACATCGCAGGCCTCCTGCCGGACGGCACCCCGTCCGAGCTCACCGTCATCAAGACACTGCGTGACCGCGGCCAGATCCGCGACGTGTCGGACGAGGCGATCAAGGACCTCAAGGCGCTGGAGCAGCGCTCCGAGGAGCGGCTCGGCCGCGAAGAGCGGGAAGAGGAGGCCGCGAAGTGAACCCCGTCAACTACCTCTACCTCGCCGCCCTGTTGTTCACGATCGGCGCCACCGGCGTCCTGATCAGGCGCAACGCGATCGTGGTGTTCATGTGCATCGAGCTGATGCTCAACGCCTGCAATCTCGCGTTCGTCGCCTTCTCCCGGATGCACGGCAATCTCGACGGCCAGATCATCGCCTTCTTCACGATGGTCGTCGCCGCCGCGGAGGTCGTGGTCGGGCTCGCGATCATCGTGTCGCTGTTCCGTTCCCGCCACTCGGCCTCGGTCGACGACGCCAGCCTGATGAAGCTGTAAGGGGTCGCTGAATCGTGGAGAACCTGATTGCGCTGCTTGTGGCGGCGCCTCTGCTCGGAGCGGCCGTACTGCTGTGCGGCGGCCGGCGGCTGGACGCCGTCGGCCACTTGATCGGTACGGCTCTCTCGTCCGTCTCCTTCGTGATCGGCGCGATCCTCTTCGCCGACATGCTGGGGAAGGACGCCGAACACCGGGCCATCGGCCAGCACCTGTTCAGCTGGATCCCCGTAGAGGGCTTCCAGGCGGACGTGGCCTTCCAGCTCGACCAGCTGTCGATGACGTTCGTGCTGCTGATCACGGGCGTCGGCTCGCTGATCCACCTGTACTCCATCGGGTACATGGAGCACGACGAGCGGCGCCGCCGTTTCTTCGGCTATCTGAACCTGTTCCTCGCGGCGATGCTGCTGCTCGTCCTCGCGGACAACTACCTGCTGCTTTACGTCGGCTGGGAGGGCGTCGGCCTCGCCTCGTACCTCCTGATCGGTTTCTGGCAGCACAAGCCCAGCGCCGCCACCGCCGCGAAGAAGGCCTTCCTGGTCAACCGCGTCGGCGACATGGGCCTGTCGATCGCGATCATGCTGATGTTCACCACCTTCGGGACCTTCGCCTTCGGGCCGGTCCTGGAGTCCACCGGTGAGACCGGCGAGGGCAAGCTGACCGCCATCGCCCTGATGCTGCTGCTCGCAGCCTGCGGCAAGTCCGCCCAGGTACCGCTGCAGTCCTGGCTCGGGGACGCGATGGAGGGCCCGACCCCGGTCTCGGCCCTCATCCACGCCGCGACCATGGTGACCGCGGGCGTGTACCTGATCGTCCGCTCCGCCGACATCTTCAACGCCGCGCCGGACGCCCAGCTCGTGACCACCGTGGTCGGAGCGGTCACGCTCCTCTTCGGTGCGATCGTCGGTTGCGCCAAGGACGACATCAAGAAGGCACTCGCCGGTTCGACCATGTCGCAGATCGGCTACATGATCCTCGCGGCGGGCCTCGGTCCCATCGGCTACGTCTTCGCGATCATGCACCTGGTGACGCACGGCTTCTTCAAGGCCGGGCTCTTCCTCGGCGCCGGTTCGGTCATGCACGGCATGAACGACGAGGTCGACATGAGGAAGTACGGCGGCCTCAGGAAGTACATGCCGGTCACCTTCGTGACGTTCGGCCTCGGTTACCTGGCCATCATCGGCTTCCCAGGCCTGTCCGGCTTCTTCTCCAAGGACAAGATCATCGAGGCGGCCTTCGCCAAGGGCGGCACCGAGGGCTGGATCCTCGGCAGCGTGGCCCTGCTCGGCGCGGCCATCACCGCGTACTACATGACGCGCGTGATGCTGATGACCTTCTTCGGAGAGAAGCGCTGGCAGCCGGACGAGAACGGCCACGAGCCGCACCCGCACGAGTCCCCCAGGTCCATGACGATCCCGATGATCGTGCTGGCCTTCGGATCGGTCTTCGCGGGCGGGTTCTTCAGCATCGGTGACCGCTTCGTGCACTGGCTGGAGCCCGTCACCGAGCACGCGCACGGCAACCCGCCGGTCAGCGCGACGACGGTCACGCTCGCCACCATGGTCGTGCTCGTCATCGGCGTCGCTCTGGCCTACGTCCAGTACGGGCGCCGTCCCGTCCCGGTGGTCGCCCCGCGCGGCTCCCTGCTCACCCGGGCCGCCCGGCGCGACCTCCTCCAGGACGACTTCAACCACGTCGTCCTCGTACGCGGCGGAGAGCACCTCACGCGCTCCCTGGTGTACGTCGACCACACGCTGGTCGACGGGGTCGTGAACGGCACGGCGGCCTCGATGGGCGGCCTCTCCGGACGGCTCCGCAAGCTGCAGAACGGCTATGCGCGGTCGTACGCGGTCTCCATGTTCGGCGGTGCTGCGATCCTCATCGCCGCGACCCTGCTGATGAGGGCGGTCTGATACCGATGTCCTTTCCTCTGCTGACAGCGACGGCGGTGCTCCCTGCGATCGGGGCCATCGCCACGGCCGCCGTGCCGGCCGCGCGCCGCACCGCAGCCAAGTGGCTGGCGCTGATCGTCTCGCTCGCCACCCTGGTACTCGCCCTGGTCGTCCTGATCCGCTTCGACCCCGACGGCGACCGCTACCAGCTCACCGAATCGCACGCCTGGATCGCGGACTTCGGGGTGCGGTACGAACTGGGCGTGGACGGCATCGCGGTGGCGCTCATCGCGCTGACCGCCCTGCTGATCCCGTTCGTGATCCTCGCGGGCTGGCACGACGCCGACCCGCTGGAGACCAACAGCAGCCGCTGGCGCCCGACCCAGGGCTTCTTCGCCCTGATCCTCGGCGTCGAGGCGATGGTGATCATCTCCTTCGAGGCCACCGACGTCTTCCTCTTCTACATCTTCTTCGAAGCCATGCTCATCCCGATGTACTTCCTCATCGGCGGCTTCGGGGACCGTGCCCACGCGGGCTCGGACGAGCACGCGGCGGCCCAGCGCTCGTACGCCGCGGTGAAGTTCCTCCTCTACAACCTGGTCGGCGGCCTGATCATGCTGGCCGCCGTGATCGGTCTCTACGTAGTGGCCGGAAACTTCTCGCTCCAGGAGATCGCCGAGGCCCGGGCCAACGGCACGCTGGACATGGCGACCAACACCGAGCGATGGCTCTTCCTGGGCTTCTTCTTCGCCTTCGCGGTGAAGGCGCCCCTGTGGCCGCTGCACACCTGGCTGCCCAACGCGATGGGGGAGGCAACGGCCCCGGTCGCCGTCCTGATCACCGCGGTGGTCGACAAGGTCGGCACCTTCGCGATGCTCCGCTTCTGCCTCCAGCTCTTCCCGGAGGCCTCGAAGTGGGCGACGCCGGTCATCCTCGTACTCGCCCTGATCAGCATCATCTACGGGGCGCTGCTCGCGGTCGGCCAGCGTGACATCAAGCGGCTGGTGGCGTACGCGTCGATCTCCCACTTCGGGTTCATCATCATGGGCATCTTCGCCATGACGAGCCAGGGCCAGTCGGGCGCGACGCTCTACATGGTCAACCACGGGATCTCGACCGCCGCGCTGATGCTGGTGGCCGGCTTCCTGATCTCGCGGCGCGGCTCGCGTCTGATCGCCGACTACGGAGGGGTGCAGAAAGTCGCCCCGGTGCTCGCGGGCACCTTCCTGATCGGCAGCCTCGCGACGCTGTCCCTGCCGGGGCTCGCGCCGTTCGTGAGTGAGTTCCTGGTCCTGGTCGGCACGTTCACGCGCTACCCGGTGATCGGGATCATCGCCACCTTCGGCATCGTCCTCGCCGCGCTCTACACGCTCGTGCTCTACCAGCGGACGATGACCGGCCCGGTGAAGCCCGAGGTGTCGGCCATGCCCGACCTCCGGGTGCGGGAACTCGCGGTGGTCGCCCCGCTGATCGCCCTGCTGATCTTCCTCGGCGTCTACCCGAAGCCCCTCACCGACATCGTCAACCCGGCGGTCAAACAGACCATGTCCGACGTACAGAAGACAGACCCCAAGCCCGAGGTGGAGGCGGCCCCGTGAGCGCTACAGCCGTCCACAGCCTGTGGACAATGGCGGCCGACCCGATCGACAAGATCGACGCGCCGAAGATCGAATACGGGCAGTTGTCGCCCACCCTGATCGTCATCGGTGCGGCGATCATCGGGATCCTGGTCGAGGCCTTCGTGCCCCGGAAGTCCCGCTACTACGTCCAGTTGTTCGTGTCCGTCGTCGCCCTCGTCGCAGCCTTCGCCGCGGTCGTGGGACTCGCGGCCGGCGGATACGGCACCACGAAGGCCGGTATCGCCGCGATGGGTGCCATCGCGGTCGACGGGCCCTCGCTGTTCCTGCAGGGCACGATCCTGCTGGCCGGTGTGCTCGGCGTGTTCACGTTCGCCGAGCGGCGTCTCGACCCGGTGGCGCACGGCAACCGCGTCGACTCGTTCGCCGCGCAGGCCGCGTCCGTGCCGGGCAGCGACAGCGAGAAGGCCGCGGTCAAGGCCGGGTTCGCCACGACCGAGGTGTTCCCGCTGCTGCTCTTCGCGATCGGCGGCATGCTCGTCTTCCCGTCGGCGAACGACCTGCTGACGCTGTTCATCGCCCTGGAAGTCTTCTCACTGCCGCTCTACCTCCTGTGCGCCGTGGCCCGCCGCAAGCGGATCATGTCGCAGGAGGCCGCGGTCAAGTACTTCCTGCTCGGCGCCTTCGCCTCCGCGTTCACCCTCTTCGGCATCGCCCTGCTGTACGGCTACGCCGGTTCGGTGTCGTACGCCACGATCGCGCAGGTCGTCGACGGCACCATCGGGACGGTGAACCCGGCACTCGCCGGCACCATGGGCAACGACGCGCTGCTGCTCATCGGCGCCGCGATGGTCGTGATGGGCCTGCTCTTCAAGGTCGGCGCGGTGCCGTTCCACATGTGGACCCCGGACGTCTACCAGGGCGCGCCGACCCCGGTGACCGGCTTCATGGCCGCCGCGACCAAGGTGGCCGCCTTCGGCGCGCTGCTGCGGCTGCTGTACGTCGTGCTGCCGGGCCTGCGCTGGGACTGGCGGCCGGTGATGATGGGCGTGGCGGTCGTCACCATGCTGGGCGGCGCGATCGTCGCGATCACCCAGACCGACATCAAGCGGCTCCTCGCGTACTCGTCGATCGCGCACGCGGGATTCATCCTCGCGGGTGTCATCGCGATGACACCGGACGGCGTCTCGTCGGTGCTGTTCTACCTGGGCGCGTACTCGTTCGTCACGATCGGCGCTTTCGCGGTGGTCACCCTCGTACGGGACGCGGGCGGCGAGGCCACGCACCTGTCCAAGTGGGCCGGTCTCGGACGCAGGTCACCACTGGTGGCCGCCGTGTTCGCGGTCTTCCTGCTGGCCTTCGCGGGCATCCCGCTGACCTCCGGTTTCGCCGGGAAGTTCGCCGTGTTCAAGGCGGCGGCCGAGGGCGGCGCGGGAGCGCTGGTCGTGGTCGGTGTGATCTCGTCGGCCATCGCGGCGTTCTTCTACATCCGCGTGATCGTGCTGATGTTCTTCAGCGAGCCGCGTCCGGAGGGACCGACGGTCGCCGTGCCGTCGCCGCTCACGATGACGGCGATCGCGGTGGGCGTGGCGGTCACGCTGGTACTCGGTGTGGCGCCGCAGTACTTCCTCGACCTGGCAGGTCAGGCGGGCGTCTTCGTGCGCTGACGGTGGGGCGGGCGGGCGCTCGCGTCCGCCCACGCTGTGGCTCTTCGGGCCCCGGCTCCCGTTGGGAGCCGGGGCCCGAAGCGTTTCTCGGGGCGTGGCGGAGGCCTTTCGGGGCGCGTCGGCGGACGCGTTGCGCAGATACTCCGTCGCAGCCTGTGGATAACTCTGAGGCTGTCGGTGCGGACCCCTATCGTGGAGGCAGCGGTCGAGGCACGACGTACGGGGGACGGGACGATGGGCGGGACGGGTGTGATGACAGAGGTGGCGGAGAGCGAAGCGCTCGGCACGCTCCACCGGGTCTTCGGTTACGAGACCTTCCGAGGCGAGCAGGAAGCCGTCATCGAGCATGTGGTGAGCGGCGGGGACGCGGTCGTCCTCATGCCCACGGGCGGCGGAAAGTCGCTCTGCTACCAGATTCCGGCCCTGGTCAGACCAGGCACGGGCGTGGTGGTCTCACCCCTCATCGCGCTGATGCAGGACCAGGTGGACGCGCTGCGGGCGCTCGGCGTGCGCGCCGGGTTCATGAACTCCACGCAGGACTTCGACGAGCGGCGCACCGTCGAGGCAGAGTTCCTCGCGGGCGAGCTCGACCTGATCTACCTCGCGCCCGAGCGGCTGCGGCTGGAGTCCACGCTCGACCTCCTCAAGCGCGGAAAGATCTCCGTCTTCGCGATCGACGAGGCGCACTGCGTGTCGCAGTGGGGCCACGACTTCCGCCCCGACT from Streptomyces sp. NBC_00258 includes:
- the nuoL gene encoding NADH-quinone oxidoreductase subunit L; this translates as MENLIALLVAAPLLGAAVLLCGGRRLDAVGHLIGTALSSVSFVIGAILFADMLGKDAEHRAIGQHLFSWIPVEGFQADVAFQLDQLSMTFVLLITGVGSLIHLYSIGYMEHDERRRRFFGYLNLFLAAMLLLVLADNYLLLYVGWEGVGLASYLLIGFWQHKPSAATAAKKAFLVNRVGDMGLSIAIMLMFTTFGTFAFGPVLESTGETGEGKLTAIALMLLLAACGKSAQVPLQSWLGDAMEGPTPVSALIHAATMVTAGVYLIVRSADIFNAAPDAQLVTTVVGAVTLLFGAIVGCAKDDIKKALAGSTMSQIGYMILAAGLGPIGYVFAIMHLVTHGFFKAGLFLGAGSVMHGMNDEVDMRKYGGLRKYMPVTFVTFGLGYLAIIGFPGLSGFFSKDKIIEAAFAKGGTEGWILGSVALLGAAITAYYMTRVMLMTFFGEKRWQPDENGHEPHPHESPRSMTIPMIVLAFGSVFAGGFFSIGDRFVHWLEPVTEHAHGNPPVSATTVTLATMVVLVIGVALAYVQYGRRPVPVVAPRGSLLTRAARRDLLQDDFNHVVLVRGGEHLTRSLVYVDHTLVDGVVNGTAASMGGLSGRLRKLQNGYARSYAVSMFGGAAILIAATLLMRAV
- the nuoH gene encoding NADH-quinone oxidoreductase subunit NuoH; translation: MTGNLAAPVYLAAEDLSMFGRDPWWLVVIKAVFCFAFLMITVLFSIVWERKVVAWMQLRIGPNRHGPWGMLQSLADGIKLMLKEDLIVKRADKAVYILAPIVAAIPAFMAIAVIPFGPADNQISIFGQRTTMQLTDLPIAMLYILAVASVGIYGIVLAGWSSGSTYPLLGGLRSCAQMISYEIAMGAAFASVFLYSGSMSTSEIVAQQQDRWYIILLPVSFLIYIVTMVGETNRAPFDMPESEGDLVGGFNTEYSSIKFALFMLAEYVNMVTVSAVSVTLFLGGWRAPWPVSTFWEGANHGWWPMLWFVIKVQLLLFFFIWLRGTLPRVRYDQLMKLGWKVLIPVSVVWLMCVATVRTLRNENYDFADIALYVAGAVLVLLLLSFIADMYRDRKDAQETPEEPVAFDPMAGGFPVPPLPGQELPPVPRRRPRRERELIVSGGVNTDSDGTDGPRDGKEASDG
- the nuoK gene encoding NADH-quinone oxidoreductase subunit NuoK, encoding MNPVNYLYLAALLFTIGATGVLIRRNAIVVFMCIELMLNACNLAFVAFSRMHGNLDGQIIAFFTMVVAAAEVVVGLAIIVSLFRSRHSASVDDASLMKL
- the nuoN gene encoding NADH-quinone oxidoreductase subunit NuoN, which translates into the protein MSATAVHSLWTMAADPIDKIDAPKIEYGQLSPTLIVIGAAIIGILVEAFVPRKSRYYVQLFVSVVALVAAFAAVVGLAAGGYGTTKAGIAAMGAIAVDGPSLFLQGTILLAGVLGVFTFAERRLDPVAHGNRVDSFAAQAASVPGSDSEKAAVKAGFATTEVFPLLLFAIGGMLVFPSANDLLTLFIALEVFSLPLYLLCAVARRKRIMSQEAAVKYFLLGAFASAFTLFGIALLYGYAGSVSYATIAQVVDGTIGTVNPALAGTMGNDALLLIGAAMVVMGLLFKVGAVPFHMWTPDVYQGAPTPVTGFMAAATKVAAFGALLRLLYVVLPGLRWDWRPVMMGVAVVTMLGGAIVAITQTDIKRLLAYSSIAHAGFILAGVIAMTPDGVSSVLFYLGAYSFVTIGAFAVVTLVRDAGGEATHLSKWAGLGRRSPLVAAVFAVFLLAFAGIPLTSGFAGKFAVFKAAAEGGAGALVVVGVISSAIAAFFYIRVIVLMFFSEPRPEGPTVAVPSPLTMTAIAVGVAVTLVLGVAPQYFLDLAGQAGVFVR
- a CDS encoding NADH-quinone oxidoreductase subunit M, with protein sequence MSFPLLTATAVLPAIGAIATAAVPAARRTAAKWLALIVSLATLVLALVVLIRFDPDGDRYQLTESHAWIADFGVRYELGVDGIAVALIALTALLIPFVILAGWHDADPLETNSSRWRPTQGFFALILGVEAMVIISFEATDVFLFYIFFEAMLIPMYFLIGGFGDRAHAGSDEHAAAQRSYAAVKFLLYNLVGGLIMLAAVIGLYVVAGNFSLQEIAEARANGTLDMATNTERWLFLGFFFAFAVKAPLWPLHTWLPNAMGEATAPVAVLITAVVDKVGTFAMLRFCLQLFPEASKWATPVILVLALISIIYGALLAVGQRDIKRLVAYASISHFGFIIMGIFAMTSQGQSGATLYMVNHGISTAALMLVAGFLISRRGSRLIADYGGVQKVAPVLAGTFLIGSLATLSLPGLAPFVSEFLVLVGTFTRYPVIGIIATFGIVLAALYTLVLYQRTMTGPVKPEVSAMPDLRVRELAVVAPLIALLIFLGVYPKPLTDIVNPAVKQTMSDVQKTDPKPEVEAAP
- the nuoI gene encoding NADH-quinone oxidoreductase subunit NuoI — protein: MADEQKETKPGFQNPVAGFGVTFKAMFKKRLTEQYPEQPKTTAPRFHGRHQLNRHPDGLEKCIGCELCAWACPADAIYVEGAENTEEERYSPGERYGRVYQINYARCILCGLCIEACPTRALTMTNEFELADSSRANLIYTKEQLLAGLEEGMVESPHSIFPGMDEGDYYRGMVTEAAPGTVPQVAVSKGEKPEEEGADA
- a CDS encoding NADH-quinone oxidoreductase subunit J, translated to MSAQLAAHATSLAAYSTSTGEAFQFWILGTVAVIGALCTVFMKKAVHSALCLAGTMIILAVFYLANGAYFLGIVQVVVYTGAIMMLFLFVVMLVGVTAADSLKETIKGQRWLALLCGLGFGILLCAGIGNASLTEFNGLTQANSGGNVEGLAALIFTKYVFAFEITGALLITAAVGAMVLTHRERTERAKTQRELAEERVRANKQLPPLPAPGVYARHNAVDIAGLLPDGTPSELTVIKTLRDRGQIRDVSDEAIKDLKALEQRSEERLGREEREEEAAK
- a CDS encoding NADH-quinone oxidoreductase subunit G → MTVTTSAPSGGGEAAVPPEDLVSLTIDGVEISVPKGTLVIRAAEQLGIEIPRFCDHPLLDPAGACRQCIVEVEGQRKPMASCTITCTDGMVVKTHLSSPVAEKAQKGVMELLLINHPLDCPVCDKGGECPLQNQAMSHGYSESRFEGRKRTYEKPVPISTQVLLDRERCVLCARCTRFSNQIAGDPMIELIERGALQQVGTGEGDPFESYFSGNTIQICPVGALTSAAYRFRSRPFDLVSSHSVCEHCSGGCATRTDHRRGKVMRRLASPDPQVNEEWLCDKGRFGFRYAQQRDRLQTPLVRGESGELEPASWPEALEAAAQGLLAARSRAGVLTGGRLTVEDAYAYSKFARVALDTNDIDFRARVHSGEEADFLAARVAGRGRDLDGTGVTYTALEKAPAVLLAGFESEEEAPGVFLRLRKAWRGHGQKTFSLATHATRGLEKAGGTLLPAAPGTETEWLDALASGTGLEGDGAKAAEALRTEGAVIVVGERLAAVAGGLTAAVRASTATGAQLVWIPRRAGERGAIEAGALPSLLPGGRPATDPRARDEVTLAWGIAALPHRHGRDTGQIIEAAATGELSALVVAGVEVADLPDPARAREALSAVGFLVSLELRPSEVTENADVVLPVAAVAEKAGTFLNWEGRARLFESALKPEQMTRRVAPTDGRVLQMLADAMDVHLGLPDLRTARVELDRLGAWDGPRATEPLETAAVLPRPASGEAVLAGHRLLLDQGRLQEGDEALAGTRHAAHARVSAATAAEAGVKNGDLLAVTGPSGVVELPLQITEMPDRVVWLPLNSAGGGVASDTGALPGALVRIGPATLAAETPKEVEA